From Butyricimonas paravirosa, one genomic window encodes:
- a CDS encoding porin family protein: protein MKKLVILALFSLIGLTTMAQSLPINIGIHGGWNDAKIKAKEYKVDSHGGYMIGAFARINLGSIYLEPALNFAHKESKIKVGSIGKFKYSSIDIPVMVGYNILKLPIFKLRGFAGPVASFVTKDLKSDFNTDKMMWNGKIGAGVDVWKVTFDIDYEFGLKKFGDGVKAPKSWNLTLGFKII from the coding sequence ATGAAAAAATTAGTAATTTTAGCTCTCTTTAGTCTCATCGGTTTAACCACCATGGCTCAATCCTTACCTATAAATATCGGTATTCATGGCGGTTGGAATGACGCAAAAATCAAAGCAAAAGAATATAAAGTAGATTCGCATGGTGGATACATGATTGGTGCCTTCGCAAGAATCAATCTTGGGAGTATTTACTTAGAACCAGCCTTGAACTTTGCACACAAAGAAAGTAAAATCAAAGTCGGTTCTATCGGAAAATTCAAATACAGCTCCATCGACATCCCTGTTATGGTCGGATATAACATTCTCAAACTCCCCATATTCAAATTACGCGGATTCGCTGGTCCCGTTGCATCTTTCGTCACGAAAGATTTAAAAAGCGATTTCAACACGGACAAAATGATGTGGAACGGAAAAATCGGAGCCGGAGTCGATGTATGGAAAGTAACTTTCGATATTGACTACGAATTCGGATTAAAGAAATTCGGAGATGGGGTAAAAGCACCCAAATCATGGAACTTAACCTTGGGATTCAAGATTATCTAA
- a CDS encoding homocysteine biosynthesis protein: protein MAKTYAEINDKIKKGTAVVLTAEEVAELAKTLSPKEIAEKVDVVTTATFGAMCSSGAFLNFGHANPPIRMEKIELNGIRVSGGLAAVDTYVGATDCNPENPSYGGAHIIEDLIAGKEITLEAWGKGTDCYPRKHIKTVITKDTINEAILYNPRNAYQNYNVATNSTDKIKYTYMGTLLPKLRNASYSTAGELSPLLNDPECRTIGLGTRIFLCGTEGYVTWNGTQFHSTKETNEHGIPTSNARTIAVIGDLKNMSTEFLRGVYYEKYGVSMFVGIGIPIPILDEDLARRVSIRNEQIETTVVDYGDGNKILGKTNYAALQSGEIEVNGHKIKTAPVASLSKARQIAEILKSWIQKGDFLLTEPVRPMPTGTSLKGLQEIENGELKKD, encoded by the coding sequence ATGGCTAAAACATACGCAGAAATAAACGATAAAATCAAGAAAGGTACGGCTGTCGTGTTGACTGCCGAAGAGGTTGCAGAACTGGCAAAAACGCTCTCCCCGAAAGAGATCGCAGAGAAAGTGGATGTCGTGACCACGGCCACTTTCGGGGCAATGTGTTCCTCCGGGGCATTTTTAAACTTCGGACACGCTAATCCCCCGATTCGCATGGAAAAAATCGAATTGAACGGCATTCGTGTCAGTGGCGGATTGGCTGCCGTGGACACTTACGTGGGAGCAACTGATTGCAATCCGGAAAACCCCAGTTACGGGGGAGCCCACATCATAGAAGATCTGATTGCAGGTAAAGAAATCACGCTGGAGGCCTGGGGAAAAGGTACGGATTGTTATCCCCGGAAACATATCAAAACAGTGATCACCAAAGACACGATCAACGAGGCTATCCTGTACAACCCCAGAAATGCCTACCAGAATTATAACGTGGCTACTAATTCCACGGATAAAATTAAATACACGTACATGGGAACCTTGTTGCCAAAATTGCGAAACGCCTCTTACAGCACGGCCGGAGAATTATCTCCCCTGTTGAACGATCCGGAATGTCGCACGATCGGTTTAGGAACTCGTATTTTCCTCTGCGGGACAGAAGGATACGTCACTTGGAACGGAACACAATTCCACTCCACAAAAGAAACGAACGAACACGGTATTCCCACCAGCAATGCCCGCACGATTGCCGTGATCGGAGACTTAAAAAATATGAGTACGGAATTTTTAAGAGGAGTTTATTACGAAAAATACGGGGTAAGCATGTTTGTCGGCATCGGCATCCCCATCCCGATTCTGGATGAAGACCTTGCCCGCAGAGTATCTATCCGAAATGAACAAATAGAAACCACGGTTGTCGATTACGGAGACGGGAATAAGATTTTAGGTAAAACAAATTATGCCGCCCTGCAAAGTGGAGAGATCGAGGTCAATGGCCATAAAATCAAAACGGCTCCTGTTGCCAGCTTGTCAAAAGCCCGGCAAATTGCCGAGATTTTAAAGTCATGGATTCAGAAAGGAGATTTCCTGCTCACGGAACCCGTTCGCCCCATGCCAACAGGCACTTCTCTAAAAGGACTCCAAGAAATTGAAAATGGAGAATTGAAAAAAGATTAA
- a CDS encoding NIL domain-containing protein, whose amino-acid sequence MTKKVILTFPVDATDRPLTYDLIRIYDVKVNILKAEIQPGKTGSLLIEMDADPLRIEQAIAFLNDNGVTVSPVSSKISYDESRCINCGNCASACFSHALTIEAPDWKLQFNPEKCIACKLCLKACPLKLFKIEFSNPESC is encoded by the coding sequence ATGACTAAAAAAGTAATATTAACCTTCCCGGTTGACGCAACAGACAGACCCTTGACATACGACTTAATTCGTATCTATGATGTAAAAGTAAATATCCTAAAGGCGGAGATACAACCCGGAAAAACCGGATCACTCTTGATCGAAATGGACGCGGATCCCTTGAGAATAGAACAGGCTATCGCCTTCCTGAATGATAACGGGGTAACCGTAAGCCCTGTATCCAGCAAGATTTCTTACGACGAATCCCGTTGTATCAATTGTGGTAACTGTGCCTCGGCCTGTTTCTCCCACGCCTTGACGATCGAGGCTCCCGACTGGAAACTACAATTCAATCCCGAAAAATGTATCGCCTGCAAACTATGTTTAAAAGCTTGCCCGTTGAAACTTTTCAAGATTGAATTCAGTAATCCGGAAAGCTGCTAG
- a CDS encoding UPF0280 family protein, whose protein sequence is MIEYKNRTYREHLQKERWYSFTVAYKETDLWIGIDQASFQESIPTFTESRIRTLREYMDAYLQNDPDYATSLVPYEAQPGAPTIFQEMSEVARKSGIGPMSAVAGAVASRIGQEVKEKYGVREIIVENGGDIYADIQENIDIAVFAGASPLSEKVGFTLRADHAPLGICTSSGTVGPSLSFGKADAVMIICKNCALADTYATAFANEIKTTDDIAPCIEKIGKTKDILAAICIKDDKIGIHGIFDLKLFHSKL, encoded by the coding sequence ATGATCGAGTACAAAAATCGCACATATCGGGAGCATTTGCAGAAAGAGCGCTGGTATTCTTTCACGGTTGCTTACAAAGAGACAGACCTGTGGATCGGAATAGATCAAGCATCTTTCCAAGAAAGCATACCTACATTCACGGAATCCCGAATCCGAACATTACGGGAATATATGGATGCTTACCTGCAAAATGATCCGGATTACGCCACGTCACTCGTTCCCTACGAGGCACAACCGGGAGCCCCGACCATTTTTCAAGAGATGTCTGAGGTGGCCAGAAAATCCGGAATCGGTCCGATGAGCGCAGTTGCCGGGGCTGTTGCCAGCCGAATTGGTCAAGAGGTCAAAGAAAAGTACGGGGTGCGGGAAATCATCGTGGAAAATGGCGGGGACATCTACGCAGACATACAAGAAAACATAGATATTGCCGTGTTTGCCGGGGCCTCTCCCCTGTCGGAAAAAGTGGGTTTCACCCTCCGGGCTGACCACGCCCCCCTGGGAATTTGTACTTCATCCGGAACCGTGGGTCCCTCTTTAAGTTTCGGGAAAGCGGATGCTGTCATGATTATTTGTAAAAATTGTGCTTTAGCCGACACGTACGCCACGGCTTTTGCCAACGAGATCAAAACAACAGATGACATCGCCCCCTGCATCGAAAAGATCGGGAAGACGAAAGACATCCTTGCCGCCATCTGCATCAAGGATGACAAAATCGGAATTCACGGCATTTTTGATTTAAAACTCTTTCATTCTAAACTTTAA
- the metH gene encoding methionine synthase codes for MNLQDRIYILDGATGTALQQFRLTETDFRGEEFAQHPIPLKGNNDVLNITRPDVIRQVHQNYIDAGADIIETNTFNANAISQTEYGCSEWVERFNLEGARLAKETAAACKERKIYVAGSIGPTDKSLTLAPDPDQPTYRIVDFDTLANAYASQVTALIEGGVDLLLVETIYDGLNAKAALYAIAKVQEEKGTHLPVMLSATVNDKSGRTLTGQSLEALFTSLSHYPILSFGLNCSFGAKELHHFLRELAPRIPCYISIYPNAGLPNEMGEYDESPEFTALCLQNMAKEGLINIAGGCCGTTPEHIRAIANALKDIPPRKVPTSNHQLKVSGLDTVVVDKELNNFINIGERTNVAGSAKFARLIREKNYTEAATIARKQIEAGASIIDINMDDAMLDGTAEMERFVRIISNEPDIAKAAFMIDSSKWETILAGLKNTQGKCIVNSISLKEGEKDFLYKAKEIQRLGAAVVVMAFDEEGQATTFQRKIDICQRAYDLLTSQAGFTPENIIFDVNILAIGTGIEEHNNYAVDYIEAVRWIKQNLKGCRTSGGVSNLSFSFRGNNTVREAMHSVFLYHAIHAGLDMAIVNPAMLQVYDEIDPILLKAVEDVVLNRTPEATETLITLAEKYKETKGEVKTVQQEEWRNRPLEERLGHALIKGITDYLTEDLQEALAHYASPVEIIEEPLMKGMERVGQFFGEGKMFLPQVVKSAKVMKEAVHILQPEIERHNASGKNVTRRPRVVIATVKGDVHDIGKNIVNIVLTCNNLDVIDLGVMVDNQSIVKAAKEHEADIIGVSGLITPSLGEMENLCELLQKEQLQVPLLVGGATTSTVHTAVKLAPKYDYCVVSGGDASRTVGIIKRLLNDRENYIREIKVEQENIRTLYNQHQQKQISLEEARRRAPRYDWDHMEPTTFGEHNLLVKRLNLEDLVERIDWTPFFHFWGFKGIYPEIIYTNDEADRTYQAALDMLGKVIAGNEFDVSIIVRFFDAYSEHEDIVLDGQYRFTMPRQQADLEECLSLADFVIPKEKGIGSVGLFCLKVQDDHQCNDCRDFEHLLRGSLCARLAEACAEWMQEQVNEGTHIIRPAFGYPTCPDHAMKKLAFDILDAPAQIGVRLTEGYSIYPSTSLCGMLISHPKAKYFSV; via the coding sequence ATGAACCTACAAGATCGCATATACATACTAGATGGAGCCACCGGAACAGCTTTGCAGCAATTCCGGTTGACAGAAACCGATTTCCGAGGCGAGGAATTTGCACAACACCCGATCCCCCTAAAGGGAAACAACGATGTGCTGAATATTACCCGCCCGGACGTGATTCGTCAGGTACATCAAAACTATATTGATGCGGGAGCCGATATTATCGAAACCAACACCTTCAATGCCAATGCTATTTCACAAACCGAATATGGCTGTTCGGAATGGGTGGAACGCTTTAACTTGGAAGGCGCCCGTCTGGCAAAAGAAACCGCAGCCGCTTGTAAAGAACGGAAAATTTACGTGGCAGGAAGTATCGGACCAACCGATAAATCCCTGACCCTCGCCCCCGATCCCGATCAACCGACTTACCGAATCGTGGATTTCGACACGCTGGCCAACGCATACGCCAGTCAGGTAACGGCATTAATAGAAGGCGGTGTAGATTTGTTGCTGGTTGAAACCATCTATGACGGGCTGAATGCGAAAGCCGCTCTTTACGCTATCGCAAAAGTACAGGAAGAGAAAGGCACGCATCTTCCCGTGATGCTCTCCGCCACGGTAAACGACAAAAGCGGACGTACACTGACCGGACAATCACTAGAGGCCCTGTTCACAAGCCTTTCCCACTACCCGATTCTCAGCTTTGGCCTGAACTGTTCATTCGGAGCGAAAGAGTTACACCATTTCCTGCGGGAACTGGCTCCACGCATCCCGTGTTACATCAGTATATACCCGAACGCGGGACTACCGAATGAAATGGGAGAATACGACGAATCACCGGAATTCACCGCTCTTTGTCTCCAGAACATGGCAAAAGAGGGATTGATCAATATTGCCGGAGGATGTTGCGGAACGACACCGGAACACATCCGGGCAATCGCAAACGCCTTGAAAGACATCCCCCCTAGAAAAGTCCCGACATCCAACCACCAACTAAAAGTGAGTGGTCTCGATACCGTCGTGGTGGATAAGGAATTAAACAATTTTATCAATATCGGCGAACGTACAAACGTGGCAGGTTCCGCTAAATTTGCCCGTCTTATCCGGGAAAAGAATTACACGGAGGCTGCCACGATCGCCCGGAAACAGATCGAGGCAGGAGCGTCTATCATCGACATCAACATGGATGATGCCATGTTGGACGGCACGGCCGAGATGGAACGTTTCGTGCGAATCATCAGCAACGAACCGGATATTGCCAAAGCGGCTTTCATGATAGATTCTTCCAAGTGGGAAACCATCCTTGCCGGGTTAAAAAACACGCAAGGAAAATGTATTGTAAACTCGATCAGCTTGAAAGAAGGGGAAAAAGACTTCCTTTACAAAGCCAAAGAAATTCAACGTCTGGGGGCGGCCGTGGTCGTGATGGCATTTGACGAAGAAGGCCAAGCCACGACATTCCAACGCAAAATAGACATTTGCCAAAGAGCTTACGACTTGTTGACCTCGCAAGCCGGATTCACTCCCGAAAACATTATCTTCGACGTGAATATCCTAGCCATCGGAACCGGCATCGAGGAACACAACAATTATGCCGTGGACTATATCGAAGCGGTACGCTGGATTAAACAAAACTTGAAAGGATGCCGCACATCCGGTGGTGTCTCCAACCTGTCATTCTCGTTCCGGGGAAACAACACGGTGCGGGAAGCCATGCACTCCGTTTTCTTGTACCATGCCATCCATGCAGGGTTGGACATGGCGATCGTGAATCCTGCCATGTTACAGGTATATGACGAGATCGACCCGATATTGCTGAAAGCCGTGGAAGACGTCGTACTAAACCGTACACCTGAAGCAACGGAAACCCTGATCACCCTTGCCGAAAAATACAAGGAAACGAAAGGAGAAGTAAAAACAGTGCAACAGGAAGAATGGCGGAACCGTCCCCTGGAAGAACGTCTCGGACACGCTCTGATCAAGGGAATCACGGATTATCTGACGGAAGACCTTCAAGAGGCACTCGCGCATTATGCCAGCCCGGTCGAGATCATTGAAGAACCTTTAATGAAAGGCATGGAACGGGTCGGACAATTCTTCGGGGAAGGAAAAATGTTCTTGCCACAGGTCGTGAAATCAGCCAAGGTTATGAAAGAAGCCGTACACATCCTGCAACCGGAAATCGAACGTCACAACGCATCGGGCAAAAACGTAACCCGCCGCCCCCGTGTCGTGATTGCCACGGTGAAAGGAGACGTACACGACATCGGTAAAAATATCGTGAATATTGTTCTGACCTGTAATAATCTGGATGTAATCGACCTTGGTGTCATGGTTGACAATCAGAGTATTGTTAAGGCTGCCAAAGAACACGAGGCAGATATTATCGGAGTCAGCGGTTTGATCACGCCCTCTCTGGGGGAAATGGAAAACCTGTGCGAACTGTTGCAAAAAGAACAATTACAAGTTCCCCTACTTGTTGGCGGGGCTACGACCTCAACCGTGCATACGGCCGTCAAACTAGCACCTAAATACGATTATTGCGTTGTATCAGGCGGTGACGCATCCCGGACCGTGGGAATCATCAAGCGTTTACTGAATGACCGGGAAAATTATATTCGTGAAATAAAAGTTGAACAAGAAAACATTCGAACTTTGTACAATCAACATCAACAAAAACAAATATCACTCGAAGAGGCTCGCCGGAGAGCCCCTCGGTACGATTGGGATCACATGGAGCCCACAACTTTCGGAGAACACAATCTACTGGTAAAACGCTTGAATCTCGAAGATTTAGTGGAAAGAATCGACTGGACACCATTTTTCCATTTCTGGGGATTCAAAGGGATATACCCGGAAATCATTTACACGAACGACGAGGCGGACCGTACTTACCAGGCAGCACTGGATATGCTGGGTAAAGTGATCGCCGGAAATGAATTTGACGTTTCCATCATTGTCCGTTTCTTTGATGCCTATTCGGAGCATGAAGACATCGTTCTGGATGGTCAATATCGATTCACGATGCCCCGACAGCAAGCGGACTTGGAAGAGTGTCTTTCACTGGCTGATTTCGTCATCCCGAAAGAAAAAGGAATTGGCAGCGTGGGACTATTCTGCTTGAAAGTACAGGATGATCACCAATGCAACGATTGCCGTGATTTTGAACACTTGTTACGAGGAAGTCTCTGTGCCCGGTTAGCAGAAGCCTGCGCGGAATGGATGCAGGAACAAGTCAATGAAGGAACTCACATCATCCGTCCCGCTTTCGGTTACCCGACTTGCCCGGATCATGCGATGAAGAAATTGGCCTTTGACATTCTGGATGCTCCTGCCCAGATCGGGGTACGCCTCACCGAGGGGTATTCCATCTATCCCTCGACAAGCCTGTGTGGTATGCTGATTTCTCATCCTAAAGCAAAATATTTTAGCGTATAA
- the metF gene encoding methylenetetrahydrofolate reductase [NAD(P)H], producing the protein MKVIDILNNTDKAVFSFELVPPLKGGDINKIYEAIEPLIALAPPFINITFHRDEVVYREYPDGTIKKVTVTKRPGSVALAAAIMRRYNVDMVPHIVCGGATRHKIENELIDLNFLDIENVMALRGDPIPGERFFTPEEGGHQYSCELVEQITRMNHGQYLDDTLTDAVPTNFCIGVAGYPEKHYEAPNQACDIENLKKKVDAGVNYIVTQMFFDNSKFFQFVDKCRAQGINVPIVPGLKPISTFKHLEMLPRTFSIDIPHELVKEIRSCKNNKEINQVGIEWCVAQSKELIAHGVPAVHYYTMGKSENIQEIVKQVF; encoded by the coding sequence ATGAAAGTCATCGACATACTCAACAATACAGACAAAGCGGTATTCTCTTTCGAGCTGGTACCGCCACTAAAAGGCGGAGACATCAATAAAATATACGAGGCCATCGAACCCTTGATTGCCCTTGCTCCCCCATTCATTAACATTACCTTTCACCGGGATGAAGTGGTATATCGTGAATACCCGGACGGAACGATCAAAAAAGTTACCGTGACAAAACGCCCCGGTTCCGTGGCACTGGCCGCAGCCATCATGAGACGGTACAACGTGGACATGGTTCCTCATATCGTGTGCGGGGGAGCCACCCGCCACAAGATCGAAAACGAACTCATAGACTTGAATTTCCTTGACATTGAAAACGTGATGGCACTCCGGGGTGATCCCATACCGGGAGAACGTTTCTTTACTCCCGAAGAAGGCGGACACCAATATAGTTGTGAACTGGTAGAACAAATCACTCGCATGAACCACGGCCAATACTTGGATGACACGCTGACAGATGCCGTTCCCACGAACTTCTGCATCGGGGTTGCCGGATACCCGGAAAAACATTACGAGGCACCCAACCAAGCCTGTGACATCGAGAACCTGAAAAAGAAAGTCGATGCGGGAGTGAATTATATCGTCACCCAGATGTTTTTCGATAACTCCAAATTTTTCCAGTTTGTCGATAAATGCCGGGCGCAAGGAATTAACGTACCTATCGTACCGGGATTAAAACCCATATCAACATTCAAACATCTGGAAATGCTCCCACGTACATTCAGTATAGACATCCCACACGAACTGGTTAAAGAGATTCGTTCATGCAAAAATAACAAGGAGATCAACCAAGTCGGTATAGAATGGTGCGTGGCACAGAGTAAAGAACTCATCGCACACGGGGTTCCCGCCGTTCATTACTACACGATGGGGAAATCGGAAAATATTCAGGAAATTGTAAAACAAGTTTTCTAA
- a CDS encoding Na+/H+ antiporter NhaC family protein, which translates to MQQETKPNFWALTPLIVFLSIYLIASIIMGDFYKMPITVAFLVSSVVAVAISSGGKLHKRIDLFCKGAANSNIMLMVWIFILAGAFAQTAKAVGAVDATVNLALSVLPDSLLLAGMFIAACFISLSMGTSVGTIVALTPVAVGIAAQTGINTPFMVAIVVGGAMFGDNLSFISDTTIVATRTQGCNMKDKFKVNSLIVIPVAILVTIVYLFQGSEITTTPNTTPIEWLKVIPYILVLTTALAGVNVMIVLLLGILCSGIVGIITGSIQFWEWIAAMGTGISGMGELIIITLLAGGILEMIRYNGGIAYIIQKLTTHVKSKKGAELSIAALVSFADLCTANNTIALIMSGPIAKDIARRFGVDPRKSASLLDTFSCFVQGIIPYGAQLLMAAGLASITPLAIMQYLYYPYLMGVAALLAIFFRYPQKYSL; encoded by the coding sequence ATGCAACAAGAAACTAAACCAAACTTTTGGGCACTAACTCCCTTGATCGTATTTTTAAGTATCTACCTGATCGCCTCTATCATCATGGGAGATTTTTACAAAATGCCGATCACGGTAGCATTTCTCGTCTCTTCCGTTGTGGCCGTGGCCATCTCTTCCGGGGGAAAACTCCACAAACGGATAGACCTATTCTGTAAAGGAGCCGCCAACAGCAATATCATGCTCATGGTATGGATTTTTATCCTTGCCGGGGCATTTGCCCAAACGGCAAAAGCCGTGGGGGCGGTAGATGCGACTGTTAATCTCGCTTTATCCGTACTTCCGGACAGTCTCTTACTCGCGGGGATGTTTATTGCCGCCTGTTTCATTTCACTTTCCATGGGAACTTCTGTCGGTACGATCGTGGCCCTTACCCCCGTCGCCGTCGGTATTGCCGCACAAACAGGCATAAACACACCTTTCATGGTAGCCATCGTGGTCGGAGGAGCCATGTTCGGGGATAACCTATCCTTTATCTCCGACACGACCATTGTTGCCACCCGCACGCAAGGCTGTAACATGAAAGATAAATTTAAAGTCAATAGCTTAATTGTCATCCCGGTTGCCATACTCGTAACTATCGTTTACCTGTTCCAAGGCAGCGAAATAACAACAACACCCAACACCACCCCGATCGAGTGGTTAAAAGTAATTCCTTACATTTTGGTACTTACCACCGCATTAGCTGGCGTGAATGTCATGATCGTACTTCTACTCGGTATTCTCTGTTCCGGTATAGTCGGGATAATTACCGGAAGCATTCAATTCTGGGAATGGATTGCCGCCATGGGTACGGGTATCTCCGGCATGGGAGAACTGATCATTATCACGTTACTGGCAGGCGGAATACTCGAAATGATTCGCTACAACGGGGGAATTGCCTACATCATTCAGAAATTGACAACTCATGTCAAATCAAAAAAAGGAGCCGAATTAAGTATTGCCGCCCTCGTCAGTTTCGCCGATTTATGCACGGCAAACAACACGATAGCCCTCATCATGTCCGGCCCCATAGCTAAAGATATTGCCCGTCGTTTTGGCGTCGATCCCCGGAAATCAGCTAGCCTGCTAGACACGTTCTCGTGTTTCGTGCAAGGTATCATTCCCTACGGGGCACAATTACTCATGGCCGCCGGTCTAGCCTCCATTACCCCGCTAGCCATCATGCAGTACCTCTACTACCCGTACTTGATGGGTGTTGCCGCCCTTTTGGCTATATTCTTCCGCTATCCCCAGAAATACTCTTTATAA
- a CDS encoding sulfite exporter TauE/SafE family protein → MTITEIIVTILLGTAAGFINTFAGGGSMLVVPFLIFIGLPANVANATNRIAILLQNVVSVSGFKQKKILDFKTDSKLLLPVALGSIVGAFIAVDINEEIFKKVIAGLLIVMFFMLLLNPDAWVKANVDKAKMKSPWLRNIIFFFLGIYGGFIQIGIGFFLLAGLVLGCGYDLLKANAIKLFIVLFYTIIALSIFIWNDLVDFKVGLILACGNMLGAWLGVRFSIKWGAKYIRYFLLVVLVIVAVRLFFS, encoded by the coding sequence ATGACAATAACCGAAATCATCGTCACCATACTTCTCGGTACTGCCGCAGGTTTTATCAACACGTTTGCCGGGGGCGGCTCCATGTTGGTAGTACCTTTCCTTATCTTCATCGGCTTACCGGCAAACGTGGCGAACGCAACCAATCGGATTGCTATTTTATTGCAAAACGTGGTATCCGTCAGCGGCTTTAAACAAAAGAAAATACTTGATTTCAAAACCGATTCTAAACTGCTACTCCCCGTGGCCCTCGGTAGTATCGTGGGTGCATTTATTGCCGTGGACATCAACGAAGAGATATTCAAAAAAGTCATTGCCGGACTTTTAATCGTCATGTTTTTCATGCTACTCTTGAACCCGGATGCTTGGGTTAAAGCAAATGTGGACAAGGCAAAAATGAAAAGCCCGTGGCTACGAAACATTATCTTCTTCTTCCTGGGAATTTACGGCGGATTTATCCAAATCGGTATCGGATTCTTCCTGCTGGCGGGGTTGGTTCTCGGATGCGGTTATGATCTATTAAAAGCCAATGCCATAAAACTATTTATCGTGCTATTCTACACGATTATCGCTCTGTCAATCTTTATCTGGAACGATCTCGTGGATTTTAAAGTCGGACTTATCCTAGCCTGTGGAAATATGCTTGGGGCATGGTTAGGAGTACGTTTCAGTATCAAATGGGGAGCCAAATACATTCGGTATTTCCTGCTCGTCGTACTTGTCATTGTAGCCGTACGCCTGTTTTTCAGTTAA
- a CDS encoding thioesterase family protein gives MEIKIGHSFTQEITVQHKDTAAVYGSGKLEVFATPAMVGLMENTAIKCLEGMLEADSDTVGIEINTKHVKATAVGKKVTCKATITEVDGRRIRFSIEAWDETAPIGSAIHDRFIINPEKFMSKL, from the coding sequence ATGGAAATAAAAATAGGACACTCTTTCACACAAGAAATTACCGTGCAACATAAAGACACGGCTGCCGTTTACGGTTCCGGGAAACTGGAAGTATTCGCAACACCCGCAATGGTAGGTTTAATGGAAAACACGGCTATCAAATGCCTGGAAGGTATGTTGGAAGCCGACAGCGACACCGTAGGTATCGAAATCAATACCAAACACGTAAAAGCAACCGCTGTTGGCAAGAAAGTAACCTGCAAAGCGACCATCACCGAGGTTGATGGTCGCCGTATTCGTTTCTCTATCGAGGCATGGGATGAAACCGCCCCTATCGGCTCAGCCATCCACGACCGCTTTATCATCAACCCGGAAAAATTCATGAGCAAACTTTAA